The proteins below come from a single Streptomyces spongiicola genomic window:
- a CDS encoding MBL fold metallo-hydrolase, translating to MKLTVVGCSGSFPSAESACSSYLVEADGFRLLLDMGNGALGELQRHIGLYDLDAVFLSHLHADHCIDMCGYFVARYYRHDGGRCEAIPVYAPEGAEQRLTTAYADTPSDKSMSEVFDFHTLKPGVFEIGPFSVRTEKVAHPVETFGVRLEHGGRSLTYSGDTGVCEALVDLAEGTDLFLCEAAFTHGKEDIPDLHLNGREAGAHAARAGAGRLVLTHIPPWTDAERNLADARDVFEGPVELAAPGAVYEL from the coding sequence ATGAAGCTCACCGTCGTCGGCTGCTCGGGGTCGTTCCCGTCTGCGGAATCGGCCTGCTCGAGCTATCTCGTAGAGGCCGACGGCTTCCGGCTGCTGCTCGACATGGGCAACGGCGCCCTCGGCGAGTTGCAGCGACACATCGGTCTCTACGACCTCGACGCCGTCTTTCTGAGTCATCTGCATGCGGACCACTGCATCGACATGTGCGGGTACTTCGTGGCCCGCTACTACCGCCACGACGGAGGCCGTTGCGAAGCCATCCCGGTGTACGCGCCGGAGGGCGCGGAGCAGCGGCTCACCACGGCGTATGCCGACACCCCCTCGGACAAGTCGATGAGCGAGGTGTTCGACTTCCACACCCTGAAGCCGGGCGTGTTCGAGATCGGGCCGTTCTCCGTGCGCACCGAGAAGGTGGCACACCCCGTCGAGACCTTCGGCGTCCGGCTCGAGCACGGCGGCCGGTCCCTGACGTACTCCGGTGACACGGGTGTCTGCGAAGCCCTGGTCGACCTGGCCGAGGGTACCGACCTCTTCCTCTGCGAAGCGGCCTTCACCCACGGCAAAGAGGACATCCCGGACCTCCACCTCAACGGCCGCGAGGCCGGCGCCCACGCTGCCCGCGCGGGGGCGGGCCGTCTGGTGCTGACCCACATCCCGCCGTGGACGGATGCCGAGCGGAATCTCGCCGACGCCAGGGACGTCTTCGAAGGCCCGGTCGAGCTGGCGGCCCCCGGCGCGGTCTACGAGCTGTAG